From Triticum aestivum cultivar Chinese Spring chromosome 4A, IWGSC CS RefSeq v2.1, whole genome shotgun sequence, a single genomic window includes:
- the LOC123084094 gene encoding putative disease resistance protein RGA3, with amino-acid sequence CQLIVNREKGIVHTPITMNIMDTTGVTSGISECVNLFQWARSAISSKWRGTQEQRFQNELFHWQSGLQRLGDTLPAMYSLINQAEWKSHKDGVAKLLPKLQDAVYDVEDLFDDLRWYNHKVIIEGNTSQSSFIDFFNSSIRDSFIIMNDIHGRLNNISTLLGSMGLGEVTPRFDKIVRPETSSFPDETKIFGRDMELEKILGLIGAPTHNSTHSKRKRETGAGDASRRILVRNKLSNESRLPDLPVLPIVGIGGVGKTTLAQHISSHPRVKSHFDTIIWICVSGDFDVKRLTKEAIESYPGKESTIDNLNSLQHALANKLKNKKFLIVLDDMWDDALKENGQCWKRFCAPLKNVLLGSMMLVTTRSPMVANLVRSMEPIILEGLKDDVFWDFFKLCVFGSKSSNDFPELELIGKDILPKLKGSPLAAKTLGHMLQDDLRTSHWNSILENELWELDQRTTEILPALRLSYIYLPFHLKRCFSFCAVYPKDTKFEKDCLAEIWAAEGFVKRQGGIPIQDIGCQYFNDLLNRSFFQEIQGKYLIHDLLHDMAQKVSEDDCFIVKRKDDFKRIPQNVRHLSVLSSTDIAYSNLLRLGQYKKLRTLLCYKSLANKKTPASLMEDWCSKLTRMRVIVCASMNELPASIGKLKHLQYLEISRACSITGLPATICQLHNLQVLCFKRCKLESLPSDFSMLVNLWRFESQGFKYGPNIGRSQKEEPYYGVNLDADNDERGLGCRLIKNMKQLRGHLEISNIDRLNKDHSEEAELKNKEYLDKLTLQWCFSECKMLHLKYFIDTSIRAEWEMEVLPDLQPPTGIKSLVLDFYPGLSPPRWFQPQNLPSLTSVSFLHCGGLEIAAELVDINNASIGFSFLTDLIINGCPRLSSLEELLHPAYLPVIKKIAIMHCRNLISVPTERFGDFRCLEIFRVLDCGKINSQSLTAPSLKKLVLGKNTFGWDESHGNLTDNIQCSSLTYFFLSSSHLTSIQLQMWNLPALQELSISYCRSLTSIGQPGQVFTRGNGSARVLSSLTSLTIRWCEELSTIDGLLEEKYLPSIESITIANCGSLSIQGKKFGVFSSLKDLKVSGCPRIKWGGIVLPSSLQSLHLSGCEDVSSFIPSCLENLQSLVSLKISECPHLRSIPGHLWSSTLSSLQELEIMFCPDLVSIGGAEDISELKNVLIGSCKKLKGIEQSVRRGSFLASKKQEQRVKTSSNSVWCMPTRDWGWR; translated from the exons TGTCAACTGATTGTTAACAGGGAGAAAGGAATTGTTCATACTCCTATCACAATGAATATAATGGATACTACAGGGGTTACTAGTGGCATCAGTGAGTGTGTCAATCTTTTTCAGTGGGCTAGATCTGCTATTTCATCCAAATGGAGAGGCACccaggagcaaaggtttcaaaaTGAATTATTTCACTGGCAGAGTGGCTTACAACGCCTCGGTGATACTCTTCCTGCAATGTATAGCCTCATTAATCAAGCTGAGTGGAAAAGCCATAAAGATGGTGTGGCCAAGCTCCTTCCAAAACTCCAGGATGCGGTATACGATGTTGAAGACCTTTTTGATGATCTCAGATGGTACAACCATAAGGTTATAATCGAGGGCAATACAAGCCAATCATCTTTTATTGACTTCTTTAATAGTTCCATTCGAGATAGCTTCATCATAATGAATGATATCCACGGAAGATTGAATAATATTTCCACTCTCCTAGGGAGTATGGGGTTGGGTGAAGTGACACCACGGTTTGACAAAATAGTTAGGCCAGAGACTAGCTCTTTCCCCGATGAAACAAAAATATTTGGTCGTGACATGGAACTAGAGAAGATATTGGGATTGATTGGTGCGCCTACACATAATAGCACTCACTCAAAGCGCAAGAGGGAAACTGGTGCAGGTGATGCATCGAGAAGGATATTAGTGAGGAACAAACTTAGTAATGAATCAAGATTACCAGATCTTCCAGTTTTGCCAATAGTTGGAATTGGGGGTGTTGGAAAGACCACTTTGGCTCAGCATATCAGTAGTCATCCACGAGTGAAGTCTCACTTCGACACAATAATTTGGATTTGTGTCTCGGGTGATTTCGATGTGAAGAGGTTAACAAAAGAGGCTATAGAATCATATCCTGGTAAGGAGTCAACGATTGACAATCTAAATTCTCTTCAACATGCTCTTGCTAACAAATTGAAGAATAAAAAGTTCTTGATTGTCCTCGATGATATGTGGGATGATGCTCTGAAGGAAAATGGCCAGTGCTGGAAGAGGTTTTGTGCACCTTTGAAAAATGTGCTACTAGGAAGTATGATGTTGGTCACCACTAGGTCTCCAATGGTGGCTAATTTAGTGCGGTCTATGGAGCCAATTATATTGGAGGGTTTAAAAGATGATGTCTTTTGGGATTTCTTTAAACTATGTGTGTTTGGGTCGAAGAGTTCTAATGATTTTCCAGAGTTAGAGCTCATTGGTAAAGACATACTTCCTAAGTTGAAGGGCTCTCCTTTAGCCGCTAAAACTCTTGGACACATGTTACAGGATGACCTTCGTACATCACATTGGAATAGTATACTAGAGAATGAATTGTGGGAGTTAGACCAACGGACGACTGAAATTTTGCCAGCCCTTCGGTTGAGCTACATATATTTACCATTTCACTTGAAGAGATGCTTCTCATTTTGTGCTGTGTACCCCAAAGATACGAAGTTTGAAAAGGATTGTTTAGCCGAAATCTGGGCGGCAGAAGGCTTTGTGAAACGTCAAGGTGGTATTCCAATTCAAGATATTGGCTGTCAATACTTTAATGACCTTTTAAATCGGTCCTTCTTTCAAGAAATTCAAGGTAAATACTTAATCCATGACTTGTTGCATGATATGGCACAGAAAGTTTCAGAGGATGATTGTTTCATCGTGAAAAGAAAGGATGACTTTAAAAGAATTCCTCAAAATGTTCGGCATTTGTCAGTCCTCTCCAGCACAGACATTGCCTATTCCAACTTGTTGAGGCTAGGCCAGTACAAAAAGCTCCGTACCCTTCTTTGCTACAAGTCTTTAGCGAATAAAAAAACCCCAGCTAGTTTGATGGAAGATTGGTGCAGCAAACTTACGCGTATGCGTGTGATTGTTTGTGCCTCTATGAATGAGTTGCCAGCTAGCATTGGCAAATTGAAGCATCTTCAGTACCTTGAGATATCCAGAGCTTGTTCTATCACCGGTCTTCCTGCAACGATTTGTCAGCTCCATAATTTACAGGTTTTATGTTTCAAGAGATGCAAGCTAGAAAGCTTGCCTAGTGACTTCAGTATGTTGGTCAACTTATGGAGATTTGAATCGCAGGGATTTAAATATGGTCCAAATATTGGAAGATCCCAAAAAGAAGAACCATATTATGGAGTAAATCTTGATGCAGACAATGATGAGCGGGGACTAGGATGTAGGCTCATAAAGAATATGAAGCAACTTCGTGGACATTTGGAGATAAGTAATATTGACAGGCTAAACAAGGATCATTCAGAAGAAGCCGAACTAAAGAATAAGGAATATCTTGACAAGCTGACACTTCAATGGTGTTTCTCGGAGTGCAAAATGCTTCATCTAAAATATTTCATTGACACTTCTATCAGAGCAGAATGGGAGATGGAAGTCCTTCCAGATCTACAACCTCCTACCGGTATCAAGTCTCTAGTCCTCGACTTTTACCCAGGTCTTTCTCCTCCGAGGTGGTTTCAGCCACAAAACCTGCCAAGCTTAACATCCGTTTCATTTCTTCATTGTGGTGGACTCGAGATAGCTGCAGAGCTAGTTGACATCAATAATGCCAGCATTGGTTTTTCCTTCCTGACAGATCTAATCATTAATGGGTGCCCCCGTTTATCAAGTCTCGAAGAACTTCTACATCCAGCTTATCTACCAGTCATCAAGAAAATTGCAATAATGCACTGCCGGAACCTAATATCAGTACCGACCGAAAGATTTGGGGATTTTCGTTGCCTTGAAATATTCAGGGTGCTGGATTGTGGAAAAATAAACTCCCAAAGTTTGACTGCACCCTCTCTCAAGAAGCTCGTGCTTGGCAAGAATACATTCGGCTGGGATGAAAGTCATGGGAATCTCACAGACAATATCCAATGCAGCTCTCTCACCTACTTTTTCTTGTCATCCAGCCATCTCACGTCCATCCAACTTCAAATGTGGAATCTTCCAGCTCTACAAGAATTGAGTATTTCATATTGTCGATCTCTTACATCTATTGGGCAACCTGGGCAGGTCTTCACCAGGGGAAATGGCAGCGCTAGAGTATTATCATCCCTTACTTCCCTAACCATCCGCTGGTGCGAAGAACTGTCAACCATTGATGGTCTCCTAGAAGAAAAATATCTACCTTCCATTGAGAGTATTACAATTGCCAATTGTGGCAGCTTGTCAATTCAGGGTAAAAAGTTTGGGGTTTTTTCTTCTCTGAAGGACTTGAAAGTTTCTGGGTGCCCTAGAATCAAATGGGGAGGAATAGTTTTACCATCGTCCCTCCAAAGTCTCCACTTAAGTGGATGTGAGGATGTCTCTTCATTTATTCCCAGCTGCCTAGAAAACCTTCAATCCCTTGTTTCACTAAAGATATCAGAGTGTCCTCATTTAAGATCCATTCCAGGCCATCTTTGGAGCAGTACTCTCTCATCACTCCAGGAATTAGAGATTATGTTTTGTCCAGACCTTGTGTCTATTGGTGGAGCAGAAGACATTTCAGAATTAAAAAATGTGCTCATTGGTTCCTGTAAAAAATTGAAGGGAATAGAGCAGTCTGTGAGAAGAGGCAGCTTCTTGGCATCCAAGAAGCAAGAGCAGCGTGTGAAAACAAG TTCAAATTCCGTCTGGTGCATGCCCACGAGGGATTGGGGATGGCGCTAG